One genomic segment of Canis lupus familiaris isolate Mischka breed German Shepherd chromosome 22, alternate assembly UU_Cfam_GSD_1.0, whole genome shotgun sequence includes these proteins:
- the SLITRK5 gene encoding SLIT and NTRK-like protein 5, translated as MHTCCPPVTLEQDLHRKMHSWMLQTLAFALTSLVLSCAETIDYYGEICDNACPCEEKDGILTVSCENRGIISLSEISPPRFPIYHLLLSGNLLNRLYPNEFVNYTGASILHLGSNVIQDIETGAFHGLRGLRRLHLNNNKLELLRDDTFLGLESLEYLQVDYNYISVIEPNAFGKLHLLQVLILNDNLLSSLPNNLFRFVPLTHLDLRGNRLKLLPYVGLLQHMDKVVELQLEENPWNCSCELISLKDWLDSISYSALVGDVVCETPFRLHGRDLDEVSKQELCPRKLISDYEMRPQTPLSTTGYLHTTPASVNSVATSSSAVYKPPLKPPKGTRQPNKPRVRPTSRQPSKDLGYSNYGPSIAYQTKSPVPLECPTACTCNLQISDLGLNVNCQERKIESIAELQPKPYNPKKMYLTENYIAVVRRSDFLEATGLDLLHLGNNRISMIQDRAFGDLTNLRRLYLNGNRIERLSPELFYGLQSLQYLFLQYNLIREIQSGTFDPVPNLQLLFLNNNLLQTMPSGVFSGLTLLRLNLRSNHFTSLPVSGVLDQLKSLIQIDLHDNPWDCTCDVVGMKLWVEQLKVGVLVDEVICKAPKKFAETDMRSIKSELLCPDYSDVVVSTPTPSSIQVPARTSAVTPAVRMNSTGAPAGLGAGGGASSVPLSVLILSLLLVFIMSVFVAAGLFVLVMKRRKKNQSDHTSTNNSDVSSFNMQYSVYSGGGGAGGHPHAHVHHRGPALPKVKTPAGHVYEYIPHPLGHMCKNPIYRSREGNSVEDYKDLHELKVTYSSNHHLQQQPPPPPPPPQPQPPPPPQLQLQPGEEERRESHHLRSPAYSVSTIEPREDLLSPVQDADRFYRGILEPDKHCSTTPAGNSLPEYPKFPCSPAAYTFSPNYDLRRPHQYLHPGAGDSRLREPVLYSPPSAVFVEPNRNEYLELKAKLNVEPDYLEVLEKQTTFSQF; from the coding sequence ATGCACACTTGCTGCCCCCCAGTAACTTTGGAACAGGACCTTCACAGAAAAATGCATAGCTGGATGCTGCAGACTCTAGCGTTTGCTCTAACATCTCTCGTCCTTTCGTGTGCAGAAACCATCGATTATTATGGGGAAATCTGTGACAATGCATGTCCTTGTGAGGAAAAGGATGGCATTTTAACTGTGAGCTGTGAAAACCGGGGGATCATCAGCCTCTCTGAAATTAGCCCTCCCCGGTTCCCAATCTACCACCTCTTGTTGTCTGGAAACCTTTTGAACCGCCTTTATCCCAATGAATTTGTCAATTACACTGGGGCTTCGATTTTGCATCTGGGTAGCAACGTTATCCAGGACATTGAGACTGGGGCTTTCCACGGGCTGCGGGGTTTAAGGAGATTGCATCTGAACAATAATAAGCTGGAACTTCTGCGCGATGATACCTTCCTTGGCCTGGAGAGCCTGGAGTACCTACAGGTCGATTACAATTACATCAGTGTCATTGAACCCAATGCTTTTGGGAAACTGCATTTATTGCAGGTGCTTATCCTCAATGACAATCTCTTGTCTAGTTTACCCAACAACCTTTTCCGTTTTGTGCCCTTAACGCACTTGGACCTGCGGGGGAACCGGCTGAAGCTTCTGCCCTATGTAGGGCTGTTGCAGCACATGGATAAAGTTGTGGAGTTACAGCTGGAAGAAAACCCCTGGAATTGCTCCTGTGAGCTGATCTCTCTCAAGGATTGGCTGGACAGCATCTCCTACTCGGCCCTGGTGGGGGATGTGGTTTGTGAGACCCCCTTCCGCTTACACGGCCGAGATTTGGACGAGGTGTCCAAGCAGGAACTTTGCCCAAGGAAACTTATTTCAGATTATGAGATGAGGCCACAGACGCCTTTGAGCACCACGGGGTATTTACACACTACCCCAGCCTCGGTGAATTCCGTGgccacttcttcctctgctgtttaCAAACCCCCCTTAAAGCCCCCTAAGGGGACCCGCCAACCCAACAAGCCCCGAGTGCGCCCCACCTCTCGGCAGCCCTCCAAGGATTTGGGCTACAGCAACTACGGCCCCAGCATCGCCTACCAGACCAAATCTCCGGTGCCTTTGGAGTGTCCCACCGCGTGCACTTGCAATCTACAAATCTCCGATCTGGGCCTCAACGTCAACTGCCAGGAGCGCAAAATCGAGAGCATCGCAGAGCTGCAGCCCAAGCCCTACAACCCCAAGAAAATGTATCTGACGGAGAATTACATTGCTGTTGTGCGCAGAAGCGACTTCCTGGAGGCCACGGGGCTGGACCTCCTACACCTGGGCAACAACCGCATCTCAATGATCCAGGACCGCGCCTTCGGGGATCTCACCAACCTGAGGCGCCTCTACCTGAATGGCAACAGGATTGAGAGGCTGAGCCCGGAGTTGTTCTACGGCCTGCAAAGCCTGCAGTATCTCTTCCTCCAGTACAATCTCATACGTGAGATTCAGTCTGGGACTTTCGATCCGGTCCCCAACCTCCAGCTGCTATTCCTGAATAACAACCTCCTGCAGACCATGCCCTCAGGCGTCTTCTCGGGCCTGACCCTTCTCAGGCTGAACCTAAGGAGTAACCACTTCACCTCCTTGCCCGTGAGTGGAGTTCTGGACCAGCTGAAATCCCTCATCCAAATCGACCTGCATGACAACCCCTGGGATTGTACCTGCGACGTGGTGGGCATGAAGCTGTGGGTCGAGCAGCTCAAAGTGGGCGTCTTGGTGGACGAGGTCATCTGCAAGGCGCCCAAGAAGTTTGCGGAGACGGACATGCGCTCCATTAAGTCGGAGCTGCTGTGTCCAGACTACTCCGACGTGGTGGTTTCCACGCCCACGCCCTCCTCCATCCAGGTCCCGGCGAGGACCAGCGCGGTGACCCCGGCCGTCCGGATGAACAGCACCGGGGCCCCCGCGGGCTTGGGCGCGGGCGGAGGTGCGTCGTCGGTGCCCTTGTCGGTGTTAATCCTCAGCCTGCTGCTGGTTTTCATCATGTCCGTCTTCGTGGCCGCCGGGCTCTTCGTGCTGGTGATGAAGCGCAGGAAGAAGAACCAGAGCGACCACACCAGCACCAACAATTCCGACGTGAGCTCCTTCAACATGCAGTACAGCGTGtacagcggcggcggcggcgcgggaggGCACCCGCACGCGCACGTGCACCACCGCGGGCCCGCGCTGCCCAAGGTGAAGACGCCCGCGGGCCACGTGTACGAGTACATCCCCCATCCCCTGGGCCACATGTGCAAAAACCCCATCTACCGCTCCCGAGAGGGCAACTCCGTGGAGGATTACAAAGACCTGCACGAGCTCAAGGTCACCTACAGCAGCAACCACCACCtgcagcagcagccgccgccgccgccgccgccgccgcagccacagccgccgcccccgccgcagTTGCAGCTGCAGccgggggaggaggagaggcggGAAAGCCACCACTTGCGGAGTCCCGCCTACAGCGTCAGCACCATCGAGCCCCGGGAGGACCTACTGTCGCCGGTGCAGGACGCCGACCGCTTTTACAGGGGCATTTTAGAACCAGACAAACACTGCTCCACCACCCCCGCCGGCAACAGCCTCCCGGAATATCCCAAATTCCCGTGCAGCCCAGCTGCTTACACTTTCTCCCCCAACTATGACCTGAGACGCCCCCATCAGTATTTGCACCCGGGGGCAGGGGACAGCAGGCTGCGGGAACCGGTGCTCTACAGCCCCCCCAGTGCTGTCTTTGTAGAACCCAACCGGAACGAGTATCTGGagttaaaagcaaaactaaacgTTGAGCCGGACTACCTCGAAGTGCTGGAAAAACAGACCACATTTAGCCAGTTCTAA